Proteins found in one Zea mays cultivar B73 chromosome 1, Zm-B73-REFERENCE-NAM-5.0, whole genome shotgun sequence genomic segment:
- the LOC109940843 gene encoding uncharacterized protein — translation MGVIVAEIFAQEVLQHIVKTNYRINTVSDRWLGRSALDSAFARAASAFRQPGTSIFHQTAAAHAPAALHGAAGAGDVRRRHLRGLGLHRQVRYSRGPHVPQRLILSSSSPFRSLAASRSLAAVVTASQPRGPRRPRRRGRAHPHRRHLRPGLLSALATCARVVLSCAGLFRLHGHAVAAACAAVGADCLDISEEPEFMERVEAELHEPTARSGSLIVSACGFGFVPAEFGFLFHSRQWEVGTPLPAGYRGGVREPAGDVWFDESYSY, via the exons ATGGGCGTCATCGTCGccgagatttttgcccaagaagtcCTACAACACATCG tAAAAACtaattaccgaataaataccgtttccgaccgttggctgggtcgGTCCGCCCTCGACTCCGCGTTCGCCCGCGCCGCATCCGCCTTCAGGCAACCTGGCACATCGATCTTTCACCAAACCGCCGCCGCGCATGCCCCTGCCGCTCTCCATGGCGCCGCCGGAGCCGGAGATGTTCGACGTCGTCATCTTCGGGGCCTCGGGCTTCACCGGCAAGTACGCTATTCGCGAGGCCCCCATGTTCCTCAACGCCTCATCCTGTCATCCTCCTCCCCGTTCCGCTCTCTCGCCGCCTCGCGGTCACTGGCTGCAGTCGTGACCGCGTCGCAACCGCGCGGGCCCCGCCGCCCGAGGAGGCGAGGACGTGCCCATCCTCATCGCCGACACCTCCGACCCGGCCTCCTTTCGGCGCTCGCCACCTGCGCTCGCGTCGTTCTCTCCTGCGCGGGGCTCTTCCGCCTCCACGGCCACGCCGTGGCGGCAGCCTGCGCGGCCGTGGGCGCCGACTGCCTCGACATCTCCGAGGAGCCCGAGTTCATGGAGCGCGTTGAGGCCGAGCTCCACGAGCCCACCGCCAGGAGCGGTTCGCTTATCGTCTCCGCCTGCGggttcggcttcgtccccgccgaGTTCGGCTTCCTGTTTCACTCCAGGCAGTGGGAAGTGGGAACCCCCCTTCCCGCCGGCTACCGTGGAGGCGTACGTGAGCCTGCTGGTGatgtttggtttgatgaatcaTATTCATATTAG